A section of the Pseudomonas prosekii genome encodes:
- a CDS encoding LysR substrate-binding domain-containing protein, translating to MSAFPSIDTDVLRTFVAIADLGGFTRAGEMVNRTQSAVSMQMKRLEEDVLQRQLFERDGRQVKLTAEGQVLLGYARRILKLHSEVFNTLREPHMVGTVRIGTPDDYVMRFLPGILSRFAKFYPLIQIEVHCESTRQLLQRQDLDLSIVTREPGTEIGQLLRRERFVWAEAQCFSAHEQTPLPLAMFNSDCFCRLWACNALDAMGRDYRIAYNSSSLSALMAVVSAGLAVTAQLESLITPDMRILGAAEDLPLLPEACIMLVRNLHNPSPITECLAEHIVEGFKL from the coding sequence ATGTCGGCGTTCCCCAGTATCGATACCGATGTCCTGCGCACCTTCGTCGCCATCGCCGATTTGGGCGGCTTCACCCGCGCCGGCGAGATGGTCAACCGCACGCAGTCTGCGGTGAGCATGCAGATGAAACGCCTGGAAGAAGACGTGTTGCAGCGCCAGCTGTTCGAGCGCGACGGACGCCAGGTCAAGCTGACCGCCGAGGGCCAGGTGCTGCTCGGCTACGCGCGGCGCATCCTCAAATTGCACAGCGAGGTGTTCAATACCCTGCGCGAGCCGCACATGGTCGGCACGGTGCGCATCGGCACGCCGGACGATTACGTGATGCGTTTTCTGCCGGGGATTCTCTCGCGCTTCGCCAAGTTCTATCCGCTGATCCAGATCGAGGTGCATTGCGAATCGACCCGGCAGCTCTTGCAGCGCCAGGATCTGGACCTGTCGATCGTCACCCGCGAACCCGGCACCGAGATCGGCCAGTTGCTGCGCAGGGAGCGTTTTGTCTGGGCCGAGGCGCAATGTTTCAGCGCCCACGAGCAGACGCCGTTGCCGCTGGCGATGTTCAACAGTGATTGTTTCTGCCGCTTGTGGGCGTGCAATGCGCTGGACGCGATGGGCCGCGATTACCGCATTGCCTACAACAGTTCGAGCCTGTCGGCGTTGATGGCAGTGGTCAGCGCCGGTCTGGCAGTGACCGCGCAACTGGAAAGCCTGATCACCCCGGACATGCGCATCCTCGGTGCCGCCGAAGACCTGCCGCTGCTGCCCGAGGCTTGCATCATGCTCGTGCGCAACCTGCACAATCCGTCGCCGATCACCGAATGCCTGGCCGAGCACATCGTCGAAGGCTTC
- a CDS encoding DUF1127 domain-containing protein, with protein sequence MKGQHEHVTDEKFSIHAVSDLLHKFSRWYELHREREMLASLSDEALKDIGVSRADVEHESVRPFWDDPMHK encoded by the coding sequence ATGAAAGGTCAACACGAACATGTAACGGACGAAAAATTCTCAATCCACGCCGTTTCCGATTTGCTGCACAAGTTTAGCCGCTGGTACGAACTTCACCGCGAACGCGAGATGTTGGCGAGCCTGAGCGACGAAGCACTCAAGGACATTGGCGTCAGTCGTGCGGATGTCGAGCACGAGTCAGTGCGGCCATTCTGGGACGATCCGATGCACAAGTGA